The genomic region ACCCACCAAACACTGCACCTCTGCAGTCCGACTGGCCGGGCTCGAACGCACGGATGCAGGGCAAGGGTAAAGAGGCGGACAAGCGTGGCAAGTCGGCTGAGCGTGTATCGGCTCACCAGAGCGAGGAGAATCTTCACGGCAAGAGCAAGCAACAAGGCGGTGGTTTACGGACTAGCAATCCGTTCGGCGCCGGCATGAAGCAGATCAGTCGGACGAGCAAGGGCTTCCTTGGCAAGTTTGGCCGAAGCGGTAGCAGTAACAAGGAGCGCGAGGTGACTGACGCCGAGTATCAACTGCGGGTCATCAACCTGCCACTGATTGAGCAGACACGCATTACACGCATCAGCAAGAAGCTATCAGGATGCCGGGACAAGACCGAGTACTGGATGCCAAGTCTGCCTTGGAGATGCATAGAGTAAGTCTGGCTGAAGTGTGATCATGGAATGCCTCGTCACTGACAATCTATAGCTACCTCAACACGAACTGCGAGAATGAGGGCCTCTATCGTATTCCTGGAAGTGGACCTCAAGTCAAACACTGGCAGCGCCGATTCGACACCGAGCTCGACATCGATCTTCTCTCCGAAGAGGTACGTGACACGAACGAAATCGCCAGTATGCTGAAGGCCTGGCTGCGCGAGTTGCCCACGGAAATCATGCCTGTCGACCTCCAGAAACATCTTGCCAGAGAGCTCGAGGAAGAGAATCCACAATACAAGAATGTTGGACAGCCTGCGTCTCAGAAGCTACGCGACACTCTTTCCGACCTGCCGCCTTTCAACTACTATCTGCTCTTCGCCATTACTTGCCATCTTTCGCTCTTGTTAACCAACAAGGATCGCAACAAGATGGACCTCAACAACCTTGCAGTCTGTGTCGGTCCGTGCCTCAACTTGGAGCGTTGGCTATTCAACTATCTAGTCGGTGATTGGCGGCACTGCTGGCAAGGGTGCTATACAGAGAAGGATGCTCTCAAGATTGAAGAGGCCGTCGAGGCCGGTCATGATCCTCCAGCTCCTTCAGGCTCAAATCATACCGATTCAGCTTCTCTGGAGTCTTCTATGAGGGCCACGACTCTCGACGACAGCGCGTCCGAAGCACATTCCATGGATGATCGAGCGATCAGCAGCGGCACTGGAAGTACTGCGAGCAGGCCAATGGCCGGATACGATGACAACGGCAAGTCTCACTCACGCGACAACTCTCGGCCACGGGAGAATGCGAAACCAGCGACCTACCTTCCACAGGGTACAAAGGGATTCTCGAACGGCGCTGTCGGCCTCGGCATCAATGATGAGCCCAAGCGGCCATCAACTGCAGACAATCGCAATGCGCCTATCGATGGCAACATGACCGGCATGCAAAGCATCAACACCAATGCTGG from Fulvia fulva chromosome 10, complete sequence harbors:
- a CDS encoding putative Rho-type GTPase-activating protein 2, which translates into the protein MPRHQQKPSELALQSKNPTLNLNHGPANGAIQQPQPPADSSPMNLQGVDLGSFGGGFEHDVAAGLTPLPSLPASPPGSPRQTNQTNRRDRSKSFLTNFKSRISPEQEQRQQKKELRQGSNEDDADRPPTSSTHSMASKIYTIRRNGSTPELSLVGSNEKLRKDSAEDRDAPPLPGPRPQPTPHQSEDSTTSQQRRQREQGVNRPRIFRSKSIRRDSDSNKSRPKMNTKDSFEHPPNTAPLQSDWPGSNARMQGKGKEADKRGKSAERVSAHQSEENLHGKSKQQGGGLRTSNPFGAGMKQISRTSKGFLGKFGRSGSSNKEREVTDAEYQLRVINLPLIEQTRITRISKKLSGCRDKTEYWMPSLPWRCIDYLNTNCENEGLYRIPGSGPQVKHWQRRFDTELDIDLLSEEVRDTNEIASMLKAWLRELPTEIMPVDLQKHLARELEEENPQYKNVGQPASQKLRDTLSDLPPFNYYLLFAITCHLSLLLTNKDRNKMDLNNLAVCVGPCLNLERWLFNYLVGDWRHCWQGCYTEKDALKIEEAVEAGHDPPAPSGSNHTDSASLESSMRATTLDDSASEAHSMDDRAISSGTGSTASRPMAGYDDNGKSHSRDNSRPRENAKPATYLPQGTKGFSNGAVGLGINDEPKRPSTADNRNAPIDGNMTGMQSINTNAGMNNRTSSTTTTPRMGHSRSRSDLPPTPVKTNADADWSFPVHAQR